From a region of the Streptomyces caniferus genome:
- a CDS encoding ABC-F family ATP-binding cassette domain-containing protein produces the protein MPASSASSAAIVCTGLGFAWPDGTPVLEDFPLAVGPGRTGLIGLNGAGKSTLLKLIAGELTPTAGSIKVAGEVGYLPQHAPLDTALRVDEALGIAAARAALHAIEGGDASEEHFTAIGDDWDVEERARATLDQLGLPGLDLDRTIGEVSGGESVLLRLAALLLRRPDVLLLDEPTNNLDRAARERLHAAVTGWSGVLVVVSHDRELLELVDRIADFRDGEIHWYGGNFSAYEHALAVEQEAAERTVRAAEADVQRQKRELADAQIKLARRVRYGNKMNANKREPKIVMNERKREAQVSAGKHRNLHTERLKEARERLDEAAEAVRDDDEIRIDLPHTAVPPGRTVLTLHALRARYGAQADLEVRGPERIALTGRNGCGKTTLLRTVAGEIPPQEGTAEAHVPYRFLPQRLDVLDPGLTVAENVARFAPDATNNHIRARLARFLFKGARADQQAGTLSGGERFRASLAALMLAEPAPQLLLLDEPTNNLDIASVRRLVTALESYEGALLVVSHDLTFLRDLGITRWLALEDGELTDIAPL, from the coding sequence ATGCCCGCCTCCTCCGCCTCCTCCGCGGCCATCGTCTGTACCGGCCTCGGCTTCGCCTGGCCCGACGGCACCCCCGTCCTGGAGGACTTCCCGCTGGCCGTCGGCCCCGGCCGCACCGGCCTCATCGGCCTCAACGGGGCAGGAAAGTCCACCCTGTTGAAGCTGATCGCGGGCGAGCTGACCCCGACCGCGGGAAGCATCAAGGTCGCCGGCGAGGTCGGCTACCTCCCGCAGCACGCGCCGCTCGACACCGCGCTGCGGGTCGACGAGGCGCTCGGCATCGCCGCGGCGCGCGCCGCCCTGCACGCCATCGAGGGCGGCGACGCGAGCGAGGAGCACTTCACCGCCATCGGTGACGACTGGGACGTCGAGGAGCGCGCCCGCGCCACCCTCGACCAGCTCGGCCTGCCCGGCCTCGACCTCGACCGCACCATCGGTGAGGTGTCCGGCGGCGAGTCCGTCTTGCTGCGGCTGGCGGCCCTGCTGCTGCGCCGGCCGGACGTCCTGCTGCTCGACGAGCCCACCAACAACCTCGACCGGGCGGCCCGCGAGCGGCTCCATGCCGCGGTCACCGGCTGGTCCGGGGTGCTCGTCGTGGTCAGCCACGACCGGGAACTCCTCGAACTCGTCGACCGGATCGCCGACTTCCGCGACGGGGAGATCCACTGGTACGGCGGCAACTTCAGCGCCTACGAACACGCCCTGGCCGTCGAGCAGGAGGCGGCCGAGCGGACGGTGCGGGCCGCCGAGGCCGACGTCCAGCGCCAGAAGCGCGAACTCGCCGACGCCCAGATCAAGTTGGCCCGCCGGGTCCGCTACGGCAACAAGATGAACGCCAACAAGCGCGAACCGAAGATCGTCATGAACGAGCGCAAGAGGGAGGCCCAGGTCTCCGCGGGCAAGCACCGCAATCTGCACACCGAACGCCTGAAGGAGGCCAGAGAGCGCCTCGACGAGGCGGCCGAGGCGGTCCGGGACGACGACGAGATCCGTATCGACCTGCCGCACACCGCCGTGCCGCCGGGCCGCACGGTCCTCACCCTGCACGCCCTGCGGGCCCGTTACGGCGCGCAGGCCGACCTGGAGGTGCGCGGCCCCGAACGGATCGCGCTCACCGGCCGCAACGGCTGCGGCAAGACCACGCTGCTGCGGACCGTCGCCGGCGAGATCCCCCCGCAGGAAGGGACGGCCGAGGCCCATGTCCCCTACCGCTTCCTGCCCCAGCGGCTGGACGTGCTCGACCCCGGGCTGACCGTGGCCGAGAACGTCGCCCGCTTCGCCCCGGACGCCACCAACAACCACATCCGGGCGCGGCTCGCCCGCTTCCTGTTCAAGGGCGCCCGCGCCGACCAGCAGGCCGGCACGCTCTCCGGCGGCGAACGCTTCCGCGCCTCGCTCGCCGCGCTGATGCTGGCCGAACCGGCACCGCAGCTGCTGCTGCTCGACGAACCGACCAACAACCTCGACATCGCCTCGGTCCGCCGGCTCGTCACGGCCCTGGAGTCCTACGAGGGCGCGCTCCTCGTCGTCAGCCACGACCTGACGTTCCTCCGGGACCTCGGCATCACCCGATGGCTCGCCCTGGAGGACGGTGAACTGACCGACATCGCACCGCTGTAG
- a CDS encoding cytochrome P450: protein MSPSESHPHPGSAPESAIPGPAGLPVLGSMFDLRRDSLGTFLNARRAHGDVVRLEAGPPGLRSVFHAVFAPEGVQQILASQAANFRKDHPLYEEVRQAFGNGLLTSQDADYLRQRRLVQPLFTKRRVDSYAAAVTTEAGTLADRWRTAEQNTVDLVPEMNRLALRTVARILFGLDAAAAEDAFHRCAPVINAYVVQRAYVPVKIPREWPTPGNLRARAATDELNALCDRIIEDRRAARGAAGAAVDEGDDLLSLLAAAGNEQDGSLDATEVREQVLIFLLAGHETTATSLAFTLHLLARHPEEQTRVREEIDRVLGEDTPTAADLDRLPYLTQALKESMRLYPAAPVVSRRAVAATEIGGYRIPAGADVVVAPWVTHRSPELWEDPERFDPRRFAPEREAARHRYAWFPFGGGPRACIGQHFSMLESVLALATLLRAYELEAVDEEVPVAAGITLQATGPARVRLRPRGGAGE, encoded by the coding sequence ATGTCCCCAAGCGAGTCCCACCCCCACCCCGGTTCCGCACCGGAGAGCGCGATACCCGGCCCGGCGGGTCTTCCCGTGCTCGGCTCGATGTTCGACCTCCGGCGCGACTCCCTCGGTACGTTCCTGAACGCCCGGCGTGCGCACGGCGATGTGGTGCGGCTGGAGGCCGGGCCGCCCGGTCTGCGCAGTGTGTTCCACGCGGTCTTCGCGCCCGAGGGCGTGCAGCAGATCCTCGCCTCCCAGGCCGCCAACTTCCGCAAGGACCACCCGCTCTACGAGGAGGTCCGGCAGGCGTTCGGCAACGGCCTGCTCACCAGCCAGGACGCCGACTACCTCAGGCAGCGGCGGCTGGTGCAGCCGCTGTTCACCAAGCGCCGGGTCGACAGCTACGCGGCGGCCGTCACGACCGAGGCCGGCACCCTCGCCGACCGCTGGCGCACCGCCGAGCAGAACACCGTCGACCTGGTCCCCGAGATGAACCGGCTGGCGCTGCGCACCGTCGCCCGGATCCTGTTCGGCCTCGACGCGGCGGCGGCCGAGGACGCCTTCCACCGGTGCGCCCCGGTCATCAACGCGTATGTCGTACAGCGTGCCTACGTCCCCGTGAAGATCCCGCGCGAGTGGCCGACACCCGGGAACCTCCGGGCCCGCGCGGCCACCGACGAGCTGAACGCGCTGTGCGACCGCATCATCGAGGACCGGCGGGCGGCGCGCGGTGCAGCCGGAGCGGCCGTGGACGAGGGCGACGACCTGCTGTCCCTGCTGGCCGCGGCCGGCAACGAGCAGGACGGCTCCCTGGACGCGACCGAGGTCCGCGAACAGGTCCTGATCTTCCTGCTGGCGGGGCACGAGACCACCGCGACCTCCCTCGCCTTCACCCTCCACCTCCTCGCCCGGCACCCCGAGGAACAGACGAGGGTCCGCGAGGAGATCGACCGGGTGCTGGGGGAGGACACCCCCACGGCCGCCGACCTGGACCGGCTGCCGTATCTGACGCAGGCGCTCAAGGAGTCCATGCGGCTGTATCCGGCGGCGCCGGTCGTCAGCCGCCGGGCCGTGGCCGCCACGGAGATCGGCGGATACCGCATACCGGCCGGCGCCGATGTGGTCGTCGCGCCCTGGGTCACCCATCGCAGCCCGGAGCTGTGGGAGGACCCGGAACGGTTCGATCCGCGGCGCTTCGCACCCGAGAGGGAGGCGGCGCGGCACCGCTACGCCTGGTTCCCGTTCGGCGGCGGGCCGCGCGCCTGCATCGGGCAGCACTTCTCGATGCTGGAGTCCGTCCTGGCGCTGGCCACGCTGCTGCGTGCGTACGAACTCGAGGCCGTGGACGAGGAGGTGCCGGTCGCCGCCGGGATCACCCTCCAGGCGACCGGCCCGGCAAGGGTGCGCCTGCGCCCGCGGGGCGGAGCGGGGGAGTAG
- a CDS encoding (2Fe-2S) ferredoxin domain-containing protein, translating to MISKPAKKAATASPCRVTVCRGCCCGDAAKVPGVDHAGQIPRLRAALDGAAPVRASECLDVCDQANVVVVQPSPAGRAAGGRPVWLGLVNDDDALADIAAWIRAGGPGLAEPPGVLDLYAITVSRRVREGLEKG from the coding sequence ATGATCAGCAAGCCTGCCAAAAAGGCAGCCACCGCGTCCCCGTGCCGGGTCACCGTTTGCCGCGGCTGCTGCTGCGGCGATGCGGCCAAGGTCCCGGGCGTCGACCACGCCGGGCAGATACCGCGGCTGCGCGCGGCGCTCGACGGTGCGGCGCCGGTGCGGGCCTCGGAGTGTCTGGACGTCTGTGACCAGGCGAATGTGGTCGTGGTCCAGCCGTCGCCCGCGGGCCGGGCGGCCGGCGGGCGCCCCGTCTGGCTGGGGCTGGTCAACGACGACGACGCACTGGCGGACATCGCCGCATGGATCCGCGCCGGCGGCCCCGGCCTCGCGGAACCGCCGGGCGTCCTCGACCTGTACGCGATCACGGTGTCGCGACGGGTACGGGAAGGCCTGGAGAAGGGCTGA